A window of the Leucothrix mucor DSM 2157 genome harbors these coding sequences:
- the rplV gene encoding 50S ribosomal protein L22 codes for MEVSASLRFARISPQKCRLVADQVRGMPVEQALELLAFSPKKGAAILKKILNSAIANAEHNEGADIDELSITKVYVDQGPTMKRIMPRAKGRADRILKRTSHITLVVGDTGV; via the coding sequence ATGGAAGTATCAGCAAGTTTACGATTCGCACGGATCTCACCTCAAAAATGTCGACTGGTGGCCGACCAGGTTCGCGGAATGCCCGTTGAGCAAGCGCTAGAGTTATTAGCGTTTAGCCCAAAAAAAGGCGCTGCGATACTTAAGAAAATTTTGAATTCTGCAATTGCCAATGCCGAGCACAATGAAGGCGCAGATATCGATGAGTTGTCAATTACTAAGGTTTATGTTGACCAAGGTCCGACAATGAAGCGCATCATGCCACGTGCTAAAGGCCGTGCTGACAGAATTCTTAAACGTACTAGTCATATTACGCTAGTCGTTGGCGATACAGGGGTTTAA